DNA sequence from the Tachysurus fulvidraco isolate hzauxx_2018 chromosome 1, HZAU_PFXX_2.0, whole genome shotgun sequence genome:
GGTATTTTATGTGAAATGTGGCACTCGGATTTAAATTCATAAGCTCCATGTTGGAAGAAAGATCTGTTCTGCTCATCCACGTGGCATTCAGttaaaataatgatgataatgaaaataatatttaaatttcatcCTTACAACCTCGGTCTCTTTTAGACGTCTGGAGTGCTCTCCGTTGGTCAGGGAGTCCAAAATATTATCTGCCAGTCTGCTCATATGCTCTTCTGACTTGGCCAGGAAATCTGTAGTACTAATGtgattgaaacacacacacatatatacacacacacacacacacacacacacacacacacacacacacacacacacacacacacacaccatatgtACAAGTGTTAAATAACATTCCTTagtgagtgtgatgtgatgactgTGTGAATGGTGGCATTGACTGTGTGGGGGCTGAActtggttacacacacacacactcaaacacaaacacacacacccaaacacaccagATGGCTGTACGTGAACTTTTAAGCATTTCCCATGACTTCTATCACAATATAAAATATGCTCTGCTGCAAATATGCCTAGATAAAAGAAAGTATTTCTTCCtggaattaaaaagaaaagttgcACCGCAGAATAACTCACATCCTCTATTACATCACCATGCTTTGTTGACGAGCGGCGCCGTCGCTAACGTTAACAGTGGAACGCTCTGATTCGTATCATAGGATTTAAATTTCGTATCGCACCGTAGGTGAATTAATAGGTGCGCCCCGTTACTACTGTGCGCTGGTCTAATGTTCTAAACATATATAAAGTGCAAGTCGTGTGTTTACACTGAAATGTGTGAACAAATGTctaagaagaagagaaagaggaagagcgCTTCAAGTATcgtttaaaagataaataaataagtggaaTGTCGGACACGTCACACGCTCTACGCTCACACCTTTCCTTATGTAGCCATAGACGTGCTGTGCAGAAGCTAGCGGCAGGGAGGCGCAGGTTTGATGTCGTTCGCCATCGACTTGTGTAACGGCTTGTAACTTGGTGTACGTCTGAGATGATACGACCCTTACAACGTGTAATTTACACACGAGATGCTAAACTGGATGTGTAGCGTGTGGTACGGAATTTAGGACACTGCTTATCATTTTAAACTGTGTTCCTGTGATCAAATGTGACACATGGTCCAaaacaatgtacacacacacctacacctcacacacacacccctacacctcacacacacacccctacacctctcacacacacacacacctacacctcacacacacacctacacctcactctcacacacacacacccctacacctcactcacacacacacccctacacctcacacacacacccctacacctctcacacacacacacctcactcacacacacacacacacacacacctacacctcacacacacacctacacctcactctcacacacacacacacacacacctacacctcacacacacacacacctcactcacacacacacacacacacacacacacacacctcactcacacacacacacacacacacctacacctcacacacacacccctacacctctcacacacacacacctcactcacacacacacacacacacacctacacctcacacacacacacctacacctcacacacacacacacctcacacgaAGCCACACACCGTCACctcaccaacatcacacacagccaCCTAcaacctcaacacacacacacacctcactcccacacacaacacacccacacacaccacacaacaacacaacaacacctccatcacacacacccctacagcctcacacacacaccctaccgacctctcacacacacccctacacctctcacacacacaaaacaacctcTCAAACACAAACCCCGGCcccttcctcacacacacacacacacacctcacacacacaccacacacaccacacctaactcctcacacacccacacacacactcactctcacaccacacacacacctaccatcacacacacaccacacaccacacctcactcacacacactccactcaccctacactcacacacacacacacacaacctcaacctcacacacaccacacacacctacactcacacacacacaccacaccgcccacacacacacacctacacctccaccaccacacacacctaacaccctcacaccacacacacacctacacctctcacacacacacacctacactctctcctcacacaccacacacctacacctctctcacaccacacacaccaacctctacccacacacaccacctacacctctctcacacacacacacacacacacacacacacctacacctctctcacacacacacctacacctctctcacacacacacacctacacctctctcacacacacacctacacctctctcacacacacccctacacctctctcacacacacccctacacctctcacacacacacccctacacctctcacacacacacccctacacctcactcacacacacacacctacacctcaCCCTACACccctgcactacacacacacacctacacctcatctcatctcacacacacacctacacctctctcacacacacacacctacacctctcacacacacacccctacacctctcacacacacacacacctacacctctcacacacacacacctacacctctcacacacacacacacacctacacctctcacacacacacacacacctacacctctcacacacacacacacacacctacacctctcacacacacacctacacctctcacacacacacctacacctctcacacacacacctacacctctcacacacacacacctaactctctcacacacacacacacacacacacacacctaactctctcacacacacacacacctaactctctctctcacacacacacacacctaactctcacacgcacgcacacacctaactctctctcacacacacacacacctaactctctctcacacacacacacacctaactctctctctcacacgcacgcacacacctaactctctctctcacacgcacgcacacacctaactctctctctcacacgcacgcacacacctaactctctctctcacacgcacgcacacacctaactctctctcacacgcacgcacacacctaactctctctcacacgcacgcacacacctaactctctcacacgcacacacctaactctctcacacgcacacacacacacacacacacacacacacacacacctaactctctcacagacacacacacacctaactctctcacagacacacacacacctacctctctcacacacacacccctctctctctctcacacacacacacacctctcagaACCCTGCAGGTTGGGCTCGTCTCCATAAAAGGAGTAGATCAGATCAGAGTCCTCTTTACTGACGTTTGCAAAGCTGGAGTCGTAAGTCGGAGCGTACGAGCTGAAAGGTCCGTAATTCGTATACATCactgaaagagaagaaaaacatggagagacagatgtgttacacagaatctcacacacacacacacacacacacacacacacacacacacgtgtaaggGTCAAGCATCCTTAAATCACATCTCTGATAATCCTCCTGGTTATTTTACAACATCTGaatcttaaatctgattggtcagaaggcgtgGATTTGTTTATATAACACGGCTCACACACGAgcttatcgtttctatagtaacagttggTACCCAAAGAGAAGATACGAGCTGTtacttagagagagagagagagagactacaggAAAGGCTGCTGAGCAATGGACTGTttataatataaactataacaCGAGCTAACTTGTGTCTCGGGTTGTTCCGAGACCGATAATCGTAAATATAATCAGCTAATATGTGCATCGTGTCATTCAGTAGCGAATCGAGGTCCAGACTGCGCTGCTATATAAAAATGATCTGTTATGAAGTGGCGGTGTATCGGTGTGTCACGCCGCTCTGGTGTAGATTATTTTCACACGCATGCTTAAAGTGTTTAGCTTAAGGTTATATTCATCAGGTAAGTATAAATCCACTGTTcccataaaagaaaaaaaggtctATCATTTTTCTGTAGTCAGAAACTAGTTACAGATTTGATCCTTGCTCGGTTTCTACATTAAAACGAAATAAATACTACACTTCGGCGCGTCTACAGCTTTGTCAGTgcagtaggttttttttttgccatttcttCTGTTCAGGAAAAGTATGTGCAGGATGGGAAAGGAAGAGGCGTGGTGGCACACACCAGGATGGAAAACTCCGGCTCTAGGAATGTGGCTCTTTATCCAGTGATTCAACAGTTTGGCAGAGACGATGTTTTTCCAGCGTCAGACGTTGTGTCTGATTATATGAGCAGCGTCAGCTGCGTGCTTCCAAATAAAGCTGCCGAAATGAATCGCCTTCTGAAGACCGTGTATTAATCACGAGTGTTTCCGCATAATAACAGGTCATTTATCAGCGTACTAATACTTAAGCACCTCAGACGTTTACTGTTTTTGAGAATGTGAACACGCACACGGCATTTTTAATTACTGTACAACGTTAGTTACTGTACAGACTCGATCTGAATGCCtgtgctttcatttttattactgtGCTCAGTTGAGAGAAGTCTTTTATATAGTCAAACAACAAACCAcccaacagtgtgtgtgtgtgtcaggggaaCAGTGCATGAGACAGACGGACGGATAgcaagacagagtgagacagacataaagaaagtgtgtgtgtgcgcatgttaCCTGGAGTGATTCTGTTTCTCTTGTCCTCTTTAAAACCCTGCAAACTGTTAACTCCAGACTGTAGCCGGCCTCCCATCATCCCCAGCTTCACAGGACAGTACCCTGGGTCTgacgcatacacacagagacacacacagacagacacacacacacagacagacacacagacagacacacaaacagacacacacagacagacacacagacacacacacacacagacagacacacagacacacacacatacacacagacacatacacagaactgaactgaatgaCAGTTAACCATGACAATTACTTCAGCACCCAAAGCTGCTGAATAACAGTTAAAGCTGTGTTTaattataaaagtaaataactgcatttattaattaattaatgaaacgGAGCCCCGACTCTGTTACCTCCAGCACTTAGATCAGCAGGGTTCACGATGCCCAGCGTGGTCGTACCATCAGACTTCCTCCGGCCAAAATCCAGCTAGGAATCAAAACAACAAAGCATCACAATATACGAGGTGATCAAATCTTCGAGAAGTAAAAGaagaaatgtttcaaaaataTCAACTAAGTGTCTTTTTGTTCtagtaaaacaataaaaacctcAGTGTTGAAACAGACTCGTGACACTGTCGGAAACTCCGAGCTCCAAACTCACCTCACACTGAAGGCTTCTGGTGGACAGTTTACCTCCAGACTCTTCTATAAGCTTTTTAATCTCTTCAAGATCTTTCTCTGCCTGGGTCGCGTTCCTCTGTGATTCCTCTTTGGATTCCTTACTGGAAACAAACAAGGAAGGATCTTTAGAACTGAAAATGAAGAATTAAGCACTTGAAATATATgatctttttttaacttttaactggTATCAGTGTTTTTTATAATTGTGCAACAATGAAGTTATTTCTtatgataattaaataattacatgtaaagAAATATGTAGctatggagagacagagagagagagagagagagagagagagagagagagagagagagagaaagagagacacacacacacacagagagagtgagagagccactgagacagagggagagagacactgagacagagagactgagacagacagagagacactgagacagagagacagagaaagacacacacacacagacagagagagtgtgagagagacagagagagacacagacagagagagagccactgagacagacagagagagagccactgagacagacggagagagagacactgagacagagaggcactgagacagagaggcactgagacagagaggcactgagacagagaggcactgagacagagagacacacacagagagagagacagggagagagagacacactgagacagacagagagagagcacaagagacagagagaaaacgagagagacacagacagaaagggagagagagagaaacacagagacactgagacacacacagaaagagagactgttgttttactgttaaaaaaCTGACATTTCTGACCTACATAAATGTTTTCGGATGTTTCAGTCACTCTTTGCCAGATTTGCTTCTTCACATCGTTTCACAGGCCAATATTTACTTTAAAGCTTCTCTGGGGCAAACATTACTGGCCCGTCGGtggttatttttattctaatcaTGTGATTGGTCCAAACTAAATATAAAGTGTTGCAGAACATGATGTGAGCTGATGAGAGATACCAAGTGTTGTCATGGTACctgggtgtgtctctgtgtgccaCTCTGGGAGACTGCGAGTTGTCGCTGGTATCCATGGGAGACGACCTGTCTTTGGGGTCACTGGATGATCCCTGTTCCTCCCCATCCTCTGACCCTCTGCCTGGTTTCAGGTCTGTCATAAACTCAATGCTCTGCTTTAGGCTCTCTAGcctttcctacacacacacacacacacacacacacacacacgcgcgcacacacacgcacacacacgcacacacacgcacacacacgcacacacacgcacgcgaaatgacatttatattttttccactttctcCTATTACTCTGTCTCTTTACGTCTAGTCTGCCTGCTTGTGTTACTTCATCTCagtcacctgtctgtctctacgCCTCAAActatatttctgtctctctcgcacttgtctctctttttttttttttggtttgaatTTTATAAGATCTTTTGTGATCCCAGTAATATCGCATGCACCAGTCTTACAGCAACCGTGCACAATGCTGCCCCCTAGTGTCCACagtgcacacaaacatgcaggtGTATCTGAACAGGTGGACTCACAGGGTTCAAGATCTTCATTCCAGAGTGGAGGAGTTTCTTTGCAGCCTTGTAATAAATCGTATCCGGCTTGTTGTAAATCATCGCGTTCTCGCACATCATCTTGAAATCCATCtgttaaaacaaatgaacaaaaaattgTTCTGTCATAATCATCGTCATGATCATCGTCATCGCGTTACAAGAGGTAAGACAGACGTAATACCTTCAGCTCATCAAGGAACTGGTAGCATTCCCTTTTCACCTTCTCCTTCATGGTGCTGAAATCCATGGGCCTCTTAATGATTAGAGAGTAGCCTGGAGCGATCAGGTCCGTCACAGGGAACGAGAAGAAAGCGTTTGggtcttttctttaaaaaatagataaatagataaataaataaataaataaacaaacaaacaaacaaacggtagtggggggggggtgagagaacGTTAGAGATGGTGAGATAGAGGGGGGTTGGGGAGAGGGAAAGGTgctaataacaatataataagtGCAGAACTGGCATTCTAGTTAACGACTGATTTATAACGATTTATTTAGACTGATtcctaaataaaatgtgtgagagAATCTTTAGTCAGACTGTAACCAAGCAGCAtcatttttaaacagatttattatttaaaggtgTTCACAaaattaccacacacacacacacgcgctctcacacacacaccagcgctctcacacacacacaccagcgctctcacacacacaccagcgctctcacacacacacaccagcgctctcacacacacaccagcgctctcacacacacacaccagcgctctcacacacacacaccagcgctctcacacacacacacaccagcgctctcacacacacacaccagcgctctcacacacacacaccagcgctctcacacacacacaccagcgctctcacacacacacaccagcgctctcacacacacacaccagcgctctcacacacacacaccagcgctctcacacacacacaccagcgcactcaaacacacaaaccagcgctctcacacacacacaccatcgctctcacacacacacaccagcgctctcacacacacacaccagcgctctcacacacacacaccagcgctctcacacacacacaccagcgctctcaaacacacacacactctctcaaacacacacacactctctcaaacacacacacactctctcaaacacacacacactctctcaaacacacacacacactctctcaaacacacacacactctctctcaaacacacacacactctctctcaaacacacacacacactctctcaaacacacacacacactctctcaaacacacacacacactctctcaaacacacacacacactctctcaaacacacacacactctctcaaacacacacacactctctcaaacacacacacactctctcaaacacacacactcacccacacacacactcaccctcacacactcaccctcacacactcactctcacactcactctctcacacactcactctctcacacactcactctctcacacactcacactcactctctcacacactcacactctctctcacacactcacactctctctcacacactcacactctctctcacacactcacactctctctcacacactcacactctctctcacacactcacactctctctcacacactcacactctctcacacacactcacactctctcacacactcacactctctcacactctctcacacacactcacactctctcacacacactcacactctctcacacactcacactctctcacacactcacactctctcacacacacacacacactcacacacacacacactcacacacacacacacacacactctctcacacacacactctctcacacacacactctctcacacacacactctctcacacacacactctctcacacacacactctctcacacacacactctctcacacacacactctctcacacacacactctctctcacacacacactctctcacacacacactctctcacacacacactctctcacacacacactctctcacacacacactctctcacacacacactctctcacacacacactctctcacacacacactctctcacacacacactctctcacacacacactctctcacacacacactctctcacacacacactctctcacacacacactctctcacacacacacacacacacactcacacacacacacacacacacacacacacactcacacacacacacacactcacacacacacacacactctcacacacacacacacacactctcacacactctcacacacactctcacacactctcacacacacacacacacactctcacacactctcacacacacacacacacacacacactctcacacacacacacacacactctcacacacacacacacacacacactctcacacacacacacacaaattttctGTACCTCTGTAACTGCCTGATCAGCTGACTCAGTGCTTCTTGTAGTGGAGTCTGCTCTTTTTCTGtccaggggggaaaaaaaacaataatttaaacACACTGTGGTTTAAAATAGAGCCAAAATGTCACAGACAAACTCTGATGTCCACAATGAAACACCAGCCTTTGTGagtaacagattttttttggaaTACAAAATGATGACCTCTCAACAGGATTAACAAAACCATGATAAAATAGTCCAGACTTGATTAACTAGTCACGacgattaaaaaacaacaacaattaacttacaaaaatgtaatactTTACGATTTGCGTGATTTAAACGCATGACAGCTTTTAATATGAACAAATCCAATCCAGGTAAGGTTTAGAACATGGAAGAAAGTATTAGAGCTAGAACGTGTAAACGGCAGCCAATCAGatgacaataaaaagaaacGACAGCTTTCACAGTTGCACAGATCCAAGCAAAAAACTTTTCAATGTTCAAAAGGCTCAAGTGAGGAAAAATTCTCTTCTTCATATTAAAAGTGAATCAGGGATGAGTAAATACCCTCTAGTTTAGCCAGTGAAGGGGTGAGGGGTTTATCCTGGGATACATCTGACCGGGCCGGAGTCCTGCTCTGCTCGTCCCAGTCCAGATCCACCGAATCGTGTCCTTTCCTCTTCTTCGTCAtctagacacagacacaaaacatcTACATATGAAGCTCTGCTACTGTGACACCACACAATAATTCCCACAAACTCCACACCGTTTCTcacctttctcttcctctcttcaccGGGTGACCCTGGAGGACTCTCTTTGTCCTTCTcgtccttctttttcttcttcttcttcttgtctttgtgtttgtccGAATCTACCAGGTCGTCGTGGTGAACGGGTTCGAGGATCGCACTTCCGGTGGTGACCTCATTACCCGCCACCTTCAAAACGAGCTTCAGCGGCCTGTCTGCGTaatctgaaatgtaaaaaatatgacaaaatgtCAATATGACAAAATATTACAGCTGATAATTCGACACACACCCAAATTAAATCGAGCTAAACAAATTCCTGATCTGTCACGTTGCCACTTTTGTTCATTTACCGACATGCTCACAACAAGAAAGCGTCACTGTAAAATACGTGTACGTGTAAAATCCCGCACGAAGAGAAAGACgtttatatttgcatataaatggataaacatCTTTCCTGCGGCGTCCACGCCGACGGACAGTCTgggaaatataaaatgtaaatcatctCCATATCACAAAGATCATCGTTATAATGATTTACGTCGCTCTATAAGCTCTCAGACGTTCTCACTGTACACACGGCAGAAAATCCCGTGACTTTCTTTTACGGTTAGCaagattaaatatttaagatctgaagacttttttttgcaaCTTTTCAAACACGaacaatttgttttattaattttacgAACGAAAACCTGATCAAACTGCTGTTATTACATAAGTATGTATCCTTGAACcctttttgtttacattttctctaCTTTTGCACAACATGCCATATAATAAACAGCGTGCACTACAAATCAGCACTATGTTGTGTctttgtattgtgttgtctcTGGTTTAATTCCTCATAAaccttttatttactgttaatcATAAGggttacagcagctataaacactcgtCCTTTCACcagcctttcttttttctccatctTGATCTTAACCAGAGTGTTTCCAAAgcactcacactggagactccttccttaaataaacgtctccttTCCATCCCTTTTCCTCCACAAGCCCCTGAGGATGACACGTTACTACAGCAACGGTAACTAGCGCATTAATATTGTTAGTTtagaacaaaaatattttcttttgtggTAATTTTTCGTAATTCATCGTAATTAATATCCTTGAActggttaataaataaatctccaccTTTCACCAGTCAGACTCGAGATgttaagctaagctaagctaagtcATTTAAGTAGAAAAGACTCTGTGGTGATTTATTAGCagttagcaacaagctaacaAAGTGGCTAGCTGAGTTAGCTTTCCGTTACAGCGGCTGCGTAAGTTAATAAAAACGTTTTAAATCACATCCTACCGTCGTATAGGTTCTTCTCTGATTTGTGCTTTTTATGCTTTTTGCCCATAATGTATTTACAAGCAGGTCGATGTTTGACCCTCTGTTCtttcttgtgttgtgttttgtgtgtgtgtgtgtgtgagcgcctTACAGTGCAGCTCAGTCTGAATAGCGCCATCTTGTGGCCGGAGGTAATTAACTTCAACTGCATTTAGCCTTTgttaaaaacttttttgttttgttttgttttgaacatTGTCTAATATTgtatgtaaaaacacacacgtgtaatCTTTAAGTTAACCGATAACCCAACTCAGTGatcaatatttcatttttttacacaatttatttactAACAAAAACAATCCTAATAATcctaataatacattttatttacattttctaaaaagtttagaaattattattattattattattattattattattattattattattattattattattacttttattgttgttgttgttgttcttctaattattattttattattattactactattattatttttgttgttgttattgttgttgttattattattatcattattgttgttgttcttctatttattattattattattattgttgttagtattttattattattatcattatcatcattattaactttattattattattattattattattattattattattattattattattattattatacattatacattatacatacatTGCGTCATCTTTGCACTAGAGGGCAGTGTTGCCTAATTTCCTAGGTTAAccctttatttttctttcagaataTTCTGATTATGAACCAATCCATTATCACTGTAATgtacttttattaaatgtagCCAAATGTTTAGACCAAGGATAAAAGAAGCATAATAGTAATACTGAAGcatttttctctgctttttAAAACTGAATCTCACGAAAAAGTGCACTATAAACAGGGCAGTAGCAAAAAGACAGTCCATTTACAAGACTGTGCATCTTTCTCGGTTGTGGGCTGAAGGACGTAGGATTTAGGAATCAATCAATTAGAGATTTGGGATGTACACAAAACTTCACTATTAtgttactataatataatacagaattTATGTTAAGGAATTTATAAGACCTTAAAGATGGTGGTGTATGGGTCATTTTCTATCTCTAAGTCTATGTCACTGGCTGAAGGATGCAGGAATAGGAAATCAAGAAAGCATCCCTGGGTTTTAGGATGCTAAAAGGGAGCTGTTTTACATCTGGACTACTCCTACGTCTACAACGCTGGAATGTAGTGTTATACCTGCTGTCTATGTTATTCCATACATCACAATCCTTTTAATAAATAAGCAGGTCTTATTTTTGGCTCTCTAAACAGTGATTTATTTCACACTCCCTCATACGTGTCTTCGCAGCAGTGTTCGGTTGTCGCTGTAACTCAAATACGCTCCAGATGCGCTGTTTTATAACACATCAT
Encoded proteins:
- the brd7 gene encoding bromodomain-containing protein 7 isoform X1, with the translated sequence MGKKHKKHKSEKNLYDDYADRPLKLVLKVAGNEVTTGSAILEPVHHDDLVDSDKHKDKKKKKKKKDEKDKESPPGSPGEERKRKMTKKRKGHDSVDLDWDEQSRTPARSDVSQDKPLTPSLAKLEEKEQTPLQEALSQLIRQLQRKDPNAFFSFPVTDLIAPGYSLIIKRPMDFSTMKEKVKRECYQFLDELKMDFKMMCENAMIYNKPDTIYYKAAKKLLHSGMKILNPERLESLKQSIEFMTDLKPGRGSEDGEEQGSSSDPKDRSSPMDTSDNSQSPRVAHRDTPSKESKEESQRNATQAEKDLEEIKKLIEESGGKLSTRSLQCELDFGRRKSDGTTTLGIVNPADLSAGDPGYCPVKLGMMGGRLQSGVNSLQGFKEDKRNRITPVMYTNYGPFSSYAPTYDSSFANVSKEDSDLIYSFYGDEPNLQGSESTTDFLAKSEEHMSRLADNILDSLTNGEHSRRLKETEVRTLEEEESAEKSDAADGVEVVGSELKTANSMSVLNSVISLGLGLDILPESFDSHEAKQFQQKLDETTVLLRDLHEAQRERLSAKQPPNMICLLAPTAKELQLAEKVTENLAQLTSQVTPRDVSSLYGIRKAMGMSLPNEPAEGTYTHLTTVGAEQLDRVCTSSDDVSSITV
- the brd7 gene encoding bromodomain-containing protein 7 isoform X2, which encodes MGKKHKKHKSEKNLYDDYADRPLKLVLKVAGNEVTTGSAILEPVHHDDLVDSDKHKDKKKKKKKKDEKDKESPPGSPGEERKRKMTKKRKGHDSVDLDWDEQSRTPARSDVSQDKPLTPSLAKLEEKEQTPLQEALSQLIRQLQRKDPNAFFSFPVTDLIAPGYSLIIKRPMDFSTMKEKVKRECYQFLDELKMDFKMMCENAMIYNKPDTIYYKAAKKLLHSGMKILNPERLESLKQSIEFMTDLKPGRGSEDGEEQGSSSDPKDRSSPMDTSDNSQSPRVAHRDTPSKESKEESQRNATQAEKDLEEIKKLIEESGGKLSTRSLQCELDFGRRKSDGTTTLGIVNPADLSAGDPGYCPVKLGMMGGRLQSGVNSLQGFKEDKRNRITPVMYTNYGPFSSYAPTYDSSFANVSKEDSDLIYSFYGDEPNLQGSESTTDFLAKSEEHMSRLADNILDSLTNGEHSRRLKETERTLEEEESAEKSDAADGVEVVGSELKTANSMSVLNSVISLGLGLDILPESFDSHEAKQFQQKLDETTVLLRDLHEAQRERLSAKQPPNMICLLAPTAKELQLAEKVTENLAQLTSQVTPRDVSSLYGIRKAMGMSLPNEPAEGTYTHLTTVGAEQLDRVCTSSDDVSSITV